The Verrucomicrobiota bacterium genome has a window encoding:
- a CDS encoding choice-of-anchor D domain-containing protein — protein sequence MGFDNSRFTFNPWNDYFGVVMQQGRVQLDSDWNEWLAEFVRRIHAGTLDILGLAGVPSTTPYGFKINAYHDTAGNHLTIGTGRMYVDGILVENHGPVTLAQWNPALAEWSTTSPGAAEIDIDYTDQPYLPGATIPGNGPFLVYLDVWQREVSYLEDVSLVDKAVGVETTGRLQTVWQVKLLDISGVGGVDCSTPDSQIQSVITGGTLIQPSASLLTTGVVPSASAGPCALSPVPGYTGLENQLYRLEIHQGGSTTSTPPPTFKWSREDASVATLVTAISTVTNSAGVPASQLTVQSLGRDQVLGFNPGDWIEIVDDYLELNPPASNGQAQPGELHRIDSINAAANTVTLDFTVSSASFPVINTNQTIPSRHTRIRRWDQAGAVYQSDGATVWIDLDSFGSTGIPVPPADTAVILENGITVAFEGSSFRTGDFWLFAARTADGSVEILNQPAAAQTQPAASPWNAATAYAPGQVVTRSGTYYICLVANTGNAPPNAAFWAPQTSPFGIHHHYRRLGIVDFTATPPKVSDCRRVFQPLANPGIHVTSILLGSSPLLNDSTVTVQALANGISVVFDTAVDPAIITQPTASNCPICFVAADLPVPAASGGGFNRFILSASVTVASGAINWKPAPAAITALVNQIAAGSPPLLARLTLKGNSIWAHGDRNVYLNGSALGVLNTTGGSPQSNLQLPSGDGRRSADFETWFWLISQPPVTLSASTVSFINPQMVGSPVAAAPITLTNNSGSPLTFPGTGISITGANSGDFKVTNTCGPTVAPGASCTLTVTFTPTATGTRTAQLSVMVSAQPTPLLVTLTGTGIQPLVNVSTNNLSFPAQTVGTTSAPQPVILSNPGTSQLTISSLAVEGADYTLTSTCGGNLQPGQQCTINVQFAPTAAGTRTGDVQILTNAGNVLIQLTGTAIAAVPGASVSSTSLDFGVVLTTSSSSKTVTLTSTGNTQLTITGIGITGSNAGSFSQSNTCGGALQPSQQCTITVTFAPAVTGPLSAQLQITTNAGTFTVALTGTGRPPKSETKDTKDGKDRKDNKEDQDKHGHIEKIQLEKIQVGTERPLAQRFSSPPETSGEAEAGGESAMKSAFISPEERPKVGPQG from the coding sequence ATGGGTTTCGATAACAGCCGTTTCACTTTCAATCCTTGGAACGATTATTTCGGCGTCGTGATGCAGCAGGGGCGCGTCCAGCTCGATTCGGACTGGAACGAGTGGCTCGCCGAATTCGTCCGGCGCATTCACGCTGGAACTCTGGACATCCTCGGTCTGGCCGGCGTGCCGTCCACCACCCCTTACGGATTCAAGATCAACGCTTACCACGACACCGCCGGGAATCATCTCACGATCGGCACGGGACGAATGTACGTCGACGGAATTCTGGTCGAGAACCACGGACCGGTAACTCTGGCGCAGTGGAATCCCGCGCTTGCAGAGTGGTCGACGACCTCGCCCGGGGCTGCGGAGATCGACATTGACTACACTGACCAGCCTTACCTTCCCGGAGCTACCATCCCCGGGAACGGCCCTTTTCTCGTCTACCTGGACGTGTGGCAAAGGGAGGTGAGCTATCTCGAAGACGTGAGCCTGGTGGATAAGGCGGTCGGGGTTGAGACCACCGGACGCCTCCAGACGGTCTGGCAAGTCAAACTGCTCGACATCAGCGGCGTGGGAGGCGTGGACTGCTCCACGCCGGACTCGCAGATCCAGTCAGTGATCACCGGGGGGACTTTGATTCAGCCCTCCGCAAGTCTGCTCACTACCGGGGTTGTGCCCTCGGCGTCCGCGGGGCCGTGTGCCCTCAGCCCGGTTCCCGGCTACACCGGCCTGGAAAATCAGCTTTATCGACTGGAGATTCACCAAGGCGGAAGTACGACGTCAACTCCGCCGCCAACCTTCAAATGGTCGCGCGAAGATGCGTCCGTCGCCACCTTGGTTACCGCCATCTCCACCGTCACCAACTCAGCAGGCGTCCCGGCCAGTCAGCTCACGGTTCAAAGCCTGGGCCGCGACCAGGTGCTGGGGTTCAACCCCGGTGATTGGATCGAAATCGTTGATGACTACCTGGAGCTGAACCCTCCGGCCTCGAACGGCCAAGCTCAGCCCGGAGAATTACACCGCATTGATAGCATCAATGCGGCGGCCAATACCGTCACGTTGGACTTCACGGTCTCGTCGGCAAGTTTCCCCGTCATCAATACCAACCAAACCATCCCGAGCCGCCACACCCGCATCCGTCGCTGGGACCAGGCAGGCGCGGTCTATCAGAGCGACGGTGCAACCGTCTGGATCGACCTGGACTCCTTTGGAAGTACCGGTATTCCTGTGCCACCTGCCGATACGGCCGTCATCCTGGAAAATGGAATTACGGTGGCTTTCGAAGGAAGCTCATTCCGGACCGGCGATTTCTGGCTTTTCGCCGCCCGCACCGCGGACGGATCGGTGGAGATCCTCAACCAACCCGCTGCCGCCCAGACCCAACCGGCTGCCTCCCCCTGGAACGCGGCAACGGCGTACGCTCCAGGGCAAGTCGTGACCCGCAGTGGAACCTACTATATCTGCCTGGTGGCTAACACCGGCAACGCGCCGCCGAATGCGGCGTTCTGGGCTCCCCAGACCTCGCCTTTTGGCATCCATCACCACTACCGCCGTCTGGGAATCGTCGACTTCACGGCAACGCCCCCGAAAGTCAGCGATTGCCGCCGGGTTTTCCAGCCCTTGGCGAATCCGGGCATTCATGTCACAAGTATTCTCCTCGGCAGTAGTCCGCTCCTGAACGATAGCACGGTTACGGTCCAAGCCTTGGCTAACGGGATCAGCGTGGTCTTCGATACCGCGGTGGATCCTGCCATCATCACCCAGCCCACCGCGTCGAATTGCCCCATTTGCTTTGTGGCCGCCGACCTTCCCGTCCCGGCTGCCTCAGGGGGAGGTTTTAATCGTTTCATCCTCTCCGCAAGCGTCACGGTGGCTTCCGGCGCTATTAACTGGAAGCCGGCCCCGGCCGCCATCACGGCGCTGGTAAATCAGATCGCCGCGGGGAGCCCACCGTTATTGGCTCGACTGACGTTGAAGGGTAATTCCATCTGGGCGCACGGCGATCGGAACGTCTATCTGAATGGATCGGCCCTGGGCGTGCTAAATACTACGGGTGGCAGCCCGCAAAGCAACTTGCAGCTGCCCAGCGGCGACGGCCGGCGTTCCGCTGACTTTGAGACGTGGTTCTGGCTCATCTCCCAACCGCCGGTTACCTTGTCGGCCAGTACCGTCAGTTTCATCAACCCACAGATGGTCGGCTCGCCGGTCGCCGCGGCGCCCATTACCTTGACCAATAATAGCGGAAGTCCACTAACCTTCCCCGGCACCGGCATCAGCATCACCGGCGCTAACTCGGGAGATTTCAAGGTGACGAACACTTGCGGCCCCACGGTGGCCCCGGGAGCCAGTTGCACGCTCACCGTTACGTTCACGCCCACGGCTACGGGCACTCGAACCGCGCAACTCAGCGTCATGGTCAGCGCCCAGCCTACTCCGCTCCTGGTTACGCTGACCGGTACCGGTATCCAACCGCTGGTTAATGTGTCCACCAACAACCTGAGTTTCCCGGCCCAAACCGTGGGCACGACCAGTGCGCCGCAGCCCGTAATCCTGAGCAATCCCGGCACTTCGCAACTCACGATCTCCAGCCTCGCCGTCGAGGGGGCCGACTATACCTTGACCAGCACGTGCGGTGGAAACCTGCAACCTGGCCAGCAATGCACGATCAACGTTCAATTTGCACCGACCGCCGCTGGAACTCGAACCGGCGACGTGCAGATTCTGACCAATGCCGGTAACGTCTTGATACAACTGACGGGTACGGCGATCGCGGCGGTACCGGGGGCGAGTGTGTCCTCTACCAGCCTGGACTTTGGAGTGGTCTTGACCACCTCGAGCAGTTCGAAGACCGTGACGTTGACGAGCACCGGAAACACTCAGCTAACCATCACCGGTATCGGGATAACCGGCAGCAACGCCGGCAGCTTTTCGCAAAGCAACACCTGCGGCGGGGCCCTGCAGCCCAGCCAGCAATGCACCATCACCGTTACATTTGCACCGGCCGTGACCGGACCGTTGTCCGCCCAATTACAGATCACCACCAACGCCGGAACGTTTACGGTCGCGCTAACCGGGACCGGTCGGCCACCAAAGAGCGAAACCAAGGATACCAAGGACGGTAAGGACCGCAAGGACAACAAGGAGGATCAGGACAAGCATGGCCACATCGAGAAGATCCAGTTGGAAAAGATCCAAGTGGGAACTGAGAGGCCGCTGGCTCAAAGGTTCTCGTCCCCGCCGGAAACTTCAGGCGAGGCAGAGGCAGGCGGCGAAAGCGCGATGAAGAGCGCATTTATCAGCCCTGAAGAGCGTCCCAAGGTTGGCCCTCAAGGGTAA
- a CDS encoding RimK domain-containing protein ATP-grasp — protein sequence MGVTSSDTILLWGLPADSPIATVRDALRRAGRRVTFLDQRAVRDIEVELTVGSGVEGLLRAGGETFDLAGVKAMYLRPQDSRKLPDVAGAGENSDLWRHALAVEDILLSWSDLTPALVLNRPGDMAANSSKPYQASWIESLGFLIPDTLITTDPGLALAFWRQHGQVVYKSVSGIRSIVSRLTAEHRRRFDRIASCPTQFQQYVSGTEYRVHVVGDEVFACRIVSDADDYRYATGPVEMQACRLPDEVEARCKTLADSMNLLLAGVDLRCTPEGAWYCFEVNPSPAFTCFERETGQPITEAVADLLASGYRNSPRILNNSMLFGEHKAGLTVT from the coding sequence ATGGGCGTGACTTCCAGCGATACGATTCTGCTCTGGGGTCTTCCGGCGGACTCTCCGATCGCGACCGTGCGGGACGCGCTCAGAAGGGCAGGCCGCCGGGTGACCTTCCTCGACCAACGGGCCGTCCGGGATATCGAGGTAGAACTGACCGTTGGGAGCGGGGTGGAAGGCCTGCTCCGTGCAGGCGGCGAGACGTTCGATCTGGCCGGGGTGAAGGCCATGTACCTGCGTCCCCAAGACTCACGCAAACTGCCGGACGTCGCCGGTGCCGGTGAGAATAGCGATCTCTGGCGGCACGCTCTGGCCGTGGAAGATATCCTGCTTTCATGGTCCGACCTTACGCCCGCCCTGGTCCTGAACCGGCCGGGCGATATGGCGGCCAATAGCTCCAAACCCTATCAGGCATCGTGGATCGAGTCCCTTGGTTTCCTCATACCCGACACCTTGATTACCACCGACCCCGGCCTTGCCCTGGCATTCTGGCGGCAACACGGTCAGGTGGTTTACAAATCAGTCAGCGGGATTCGCAGCATCGTGTCACGCCTGACGGCGGAACACAGGCGGCGGTTTGACCGGATCGCCTCGTGTCCAACCCAGTTCCAGCAGTACGTTTCCGGCACAGAATACCGGGTGCACGTCGTCGGGGACGAAGTGTTTGCCTGTAGAATCGTCTCGGACGCGGATGACTATCGCTATGCGACCGGACCGGTCGAGATGCAGGCTTGCCGTCTGCCGGACGAGGTCGAGGCCCGATGCAAAACGCTGGCAGACTCGATGAACCTCTTGCTGGCGGGTGTCGACCTCCGGTGCACGCCGGAAGGCGCGTGGTATTGTTTTGAGGTTAATCCCTCCCCGGCGTTCACCTGTTTTGAGAGAGAGACCGGGCAGCCTATCACCGAAGCGGTGGCTGACCTCCTGGCGTCCGGCTACCGGAATTCTCCGCGTATACTGAACAATTCGATGCTCTTTGGAGAGCACAAAGCCGGCTTGACGGTGACGTAG